The Petropleomorpha daqingensis genome includes a window with the following:
- a CDS encoding HAD-IC family P-type ATPase has product MAVLRAGVRLAAIGAGLAAAPAVLTAGLLSDSARSGVRAVRSLAESATRTVGTVVTGADPMPDGHVHSVVDAARAMVEPPTTRHTPRVWADRGHVQVELGLPDQPAEAHRSLRRTLERLDGVSWATVNEVAGRVLVAIDERRVGVGDVVGVVAAVEQARGTRRLYPLRTDHPADLEPVLAALVDAAIDTAAVGVAFAAKYLPVPALHRHATLAVALLDSQEWIKTRLTDRIGPIGTDLVFTGTSALLHALTQSPTVPALNAAAAVQEALEMRARRQVWRRREHELCGPELEQPDDDVAAPGPRPAPLPDGPIERYRARLGPTELLGAVALLPLTRRPGRSADLMKALTPKAAVQGRESFAATLDLLLSRRGVLPMDGTAFRRLDRIDTVVLDGDALCTGPPVVLDAQAADGWDVADVWTAATRLLGGDPAAGRLRLGPGRRSPDAPGGELRSLLDGRRRVGVVTVAPELDPHAEALLSAAAESGARVVLTAHVGTREVGGMADEVSDAPLLETVRRLQGEGRGVLLVSAADGPALLAADVAVAPVRPGRAPAWGADLVTCPGLVDACLVVAATADARAVSRRSVETAITGNVLGSLLAAVGSARYGQAKATAPGKSATLWAMASGTWTAAHVAARPAPPVTVHTPWHALDAEEVQRRLAEFPADREPTESRAPAPVRAVLGSAQLRLPARYARTVVAELADPLTPILGTGAAATAMLGEATDAVLVGSVTVGNALISGWQRLRAETALESLLLEQDVCARRERDGRVEEVPGSAVRVGDVLVVEPGDVVAADARLLEVTDLEVDESNLTGESLAVGKSPAATPGAEVGDRSCMLFDGTTVVAGSGRAVVVAVGEATQAGRAARAAGGAAPPAGVQARLGELTRRVLPLTLAGGAAVTLLGVLWRRPLREAVRDGVAVAVAAVPEGLPLVATVAQQAAAQRLSRRGAVVRSARVLEALGRVDTVCFDKTGTLTENRLRVARLVPCGDLDEDGVLRLAAAGMGSGDDAAHETDRAVAEAARSAGVAPDGDPDASLPFAAGRGFSAAVRDGRLVVKGAPEEVLRRCAGGPDLRDRVQQLAGEGLRVLAVADRSLDGGPDDLQEAAEELTLRGLVALADTLRDSSVAAIEQLRAAGVRVLVATGDHPETAGAIAAQAGVPGADQVVTGAQLARASDAERARLVREATVFARRSPEQKVLLVGALRRTGATLAMTGDGVNDAAAIRLADVGVGVSGAESPAARTAADLVLTDVDLTRLVDAIAEGRAMWSRVRDAVSVLVGGNAGEVAFTVLGTAFGGRAPIGTRQLLLVNLLTDMFPALAVAVAAPRTTAPSDAEGPLAAHPLGEVLAAGPHRDFTDELRRVVLTRGVATAAGATGAWAVGRMTGLRGRAGTMGLAALIATQLGQTAWMGRRSPLVLATAAGSLAVLAVVVQTPGLSGFFGCQPLDPLSWLVVLAWAAAGTAGAEVLPHLLSTMRTGGAS; this is encoded by the coding sequence GTCGTGGACGCCGCTCGCGCGATGGTGGAACCGCCGACGACCCGGCACACCCCGCGGGTGTGGGCCGACCGCGGGCACGTGCAGGTCGAGCTGGGCCTGCCGGACCAGCCGGCGGAGGCGCACCGCTCGCTGCGCCGCACGCTGGAGCGGCTCGACGGCGTCTCGTGGGCGACGGTGAACGAGGTGGCCGGGCGGGTGCTGGTCGCGATCGACGAGCGCCGGGTGGGCGTGGGCGACGTCGTCGGCGTGGTGGCGGCCGTCGAGCAGGCGCGCGGCACCCGGCGGCTCTACCCGCTGCGGACCGACCACCCGGCCGACCTCGAGCCGGTGCTCGCCGCCCTGGTGGACGCCGCGATCGACACCGCCGCCGTTGGCGTGGCGTTCGCCGCCAAGTACCTGCCCGTGCCCGCGCTGCACCGGCACGCCACGCTCGCCGTCGCCCTGCTCGACAGCCAGGAGTGGATCAAGACGCGGCTGACCGACCGGATCGGCCCGATCGGCACCGACCTGGTGTTCACCGGCACCAGCGCGCTGCTGCACGCGCTCACCCAGAGCCCGACGGTCCCCGCGCTCAACGCCGCGGCCGCCGTGCAGGAGGCGCTGGAGATGCGCGCCCGCCGGCAGGTCTGGCGCCGCCGCGAGCACGAGCTCTGCGGCCCCGAGCTCGAGCAGCCGGACGACGACGTCGCCGCCCCCGGCCCGCGGCCCGCCCCGCTGCCCGACGGCCCGATCGAGCGCTACCGGGCGCGGCTGGGGCCGACCGAGCTGCTCGGGGCCGTCGCGCTGCTCCCGCTGACCCGCCGGCCCGGCCGCTCGGCGGACCTGATGAAGGCGCTGACCCCGAAGGCCGCCGTCCAGGGCCGCGAGTCGTTCGCCGCCACGCTGGACCTGCTCCTGTCCCGCCGCGGCGTGCTGCCGATGGACGGCACGGCCTTCCGCCGGCTCGACCGCATCGACACGGTCGTGCTGGACGGCGACGCGCTGTGCACCGGGCCGCCGGTCGTGCTCGACGCGCAGGCCGCCGACGGGTGGGACGTCGCCGACGTCTGGACGGCGGCCACCCGGCTGCTCGGCGGCGATCCCGCGGCCGGCCGGCTGCGGCTGGGACCGGGGCGCCGGTCCCCGGACGCGCCGGGCGGAGAGCTGCGCTCGCTGCTCGACGGCCGGCGCCGGGTCGGCGTCGTCACCGTGGCGCCGGAGCTCGATCCGCACGCCGAGGCGCTGCTGTCGGCGGCCGCGGAGAGCGGCGCCCGGGTGGTGCTCACCGCGCACGTCGGCACCCGCGAGGTCGGCGGGATGGCCGACGAGGTCAGCGACGCGCCGCTGCTGGAGACGGTCCGGCGGCTGCAGGGCGAGGGGCGCGGGGTGCTGCTGGTCTCCGCCGCGGACGGCCCGGCGCTGCTGGCCGCCGACGTCGCCGTGGCGCCGGTCCGGCCCGGCCGGGCCCCGGCGTGGGGCGCCGACCTGGTCACCTGCCCCGGCCTGGTCGACGCCTGCCTGGTCGTGGCCGCCACCGCCGACGCCCGCGCGGTGAGCCGGCGCAGCGTGGAGACCGCCATCACCGGCAACGTGCTCGGCTCGCTGCTGGCCGCGGTGGGCAGCGCCCGCTACGGGCAGGCGAAGGCCACCGCCCCCGGCAAGTCGGCGACGTTGTGGGCCATGGCCAGCGGCACCTGGACGGCGGCGCACGTCGCCGCCCGTCCCGCGCCGCCGGTCACCGTGCACACCCCCTGGCACGCGCTGGACGCCGAAGAGGTTCAGCGGCGGCTGGCCGAGTTCCCGGCGGACCGCGAGCCGACGGAGTCCCGCGCGCCGGCCCCGGTGCGGGCGGTTCTCGGGTCCGCGCAGCTCCGGCTGCCGGCGCGCTACGCGCGCACCGTCGTCGCGGAGCTGGCCGACCCGCTGACCCCGATCCTGGGGACCGGTGCGGCGGCCACGGCGATGCTCGGCGAGGCCACGGACGCCGTGCTGGTCGGGAGCGTGACCGTGGGCAACGCGCTCATCAGCGGGTGGCAGCGGTTGCGCGCCGAGACCGCGCTGGAGTCGCTGCTGCTGGAGCAGGACGTGTGCGCCCGCCGGGAGCGCGACGGGCGGGTCGAGGAGGTGCCGGGCAGCGCCGTCCGGGTCGGCGACGTCCTCGTCGTGGAGCCGGGCGACGTCGTGGCCGCCGACGCCCGCCTGCTTGAGGTCACCGACCTGGAGGTCGACGAGTCGAACCTGACCGGCGAGTCACTGGCGGTGGGCAAGTCGCCGGCGGCCACGCCCGGCGCCGAGGTCGGCGACCGCAGCTGCATGCTCTTCGACGGGACGACGGTGGTGGCCGGGTCCGGGCGGGCGGTCGTCGTCGCCGTCGGCGAGGCCACCCAGGCCGGCCGGGCCGCGCGGGCGGCCGGGGGCGCCGCCCCGCCGGCCGGCGTGCAGGCGCGGCTCGGCGAGCTGACCCGCCGCGTCCTGCCGCTGACCCTCGCCGGCGGCGCCGCGGTCACCCTGCTCGGGGTGCTGTGGCGGCGGCCGCTGCGCGAGGCGGTCCGGGACGGCGTCGCGGTGGCCGTCGCCGCGGTCCCGGAGGGGCTGCCGCTGGTGGCCACCGTGGCCCAGCAGGCGGCGGCGCAGCGGCTGTCGCGGCGCGGCGCCGTCGTGCGCTCGGCGCGGGTGCTCGAGGCGCTCGGCCGGGTCGACACCGTCTGCTTCGACAAGACCGGCACCTTGACCGAGAACCGCCTGCGGGTGGCGCGGCTGGTGCCCTGCGGCGACCTCGACGAGGACGGCGTCCTGCGGCTGGCCGCCGCGGGGATGGGCAGCGGGGACGACGCCGCGCACGAGACCGACCGCGCCGTCGCCGAGGCCGCCCGGTCGGCCGGGGTGGCGCCCGACGGCGACCCCGACGCCTCGCTGCCGTTCGCCGCCGGGCGCGGGTTCTCCGCGGCAGTGCGGGACGGGCGGCTGGTGGTCAAGGGTGCACCGGAGGAGGTGCTGCGCCGGTGTGCGGGCGGCCCCGACCTGCGCGACCGGGTGCAGCAGCTGGCCGGCGAGGGCCTGCGGGTGCTCGCCGTGGCCGACCGCTCGCTCGACGGCGGGCCCGACGACCTGCAGGAGGCGGCCGAGGAGCTCACCCTGCGCGGGTTGGTCGCCCTGGCCGACACGCTGCGCGACTCGTCGGTGGCCGCGATCGAGCAGCTGCGCGCCGCCGGGGTGCGGGTGCTGGTCGCGACCGGCGACCACCCGGAGACCGCCGGCGCGATCGCCGCGCAGGCCGGCGTCCCCGGCGCCGACCAGGTCGTCACCGGCGCGCAGCTCGCCCGGGCCTCGGACGCCGAACGGGCGCGGCTGGTGCGGGAGGCGACGGTGTTCGCCCGGCGCTCGCCCGAGCAGAAGGTGCTGCTGGTCGGCGCGCTGCGGAGGACCGGCGCCACCCTGGCGATGACCGGCGACGGCGTGAACGACGCCGCGGCGATCCGGCTGGCCGACGTCGGAGTCGGGGTCTCCGGCGCCGAGTCGCCCGCCGCGCGGACCGCGGCCGACCTCGTGCTCACCGACGTCGACCTGACGCGGCTGGTCGACGCGATCGCCGAGGGCCGGGCCATGTGGTCGCGGGTGCGCGACGCGGTGTCGGTGCTGGTCGGCGGCAACGCCGGCGAGGTGGCCTTCACCGTCCTCGGGACGGCGTTCGGCGGCCGCGCGCCGATCGGCACCCGGCAGCTGCTGCTGGTCAACCTGCTCACCGACATGTTCCCGGCGCTGGCGGTCGCGGTCGCCGCGCCGCGGACGACGGCCCCCTCGGACGCCGAAGGCCCCTTGGCCGCGCACCCGCTCGGCGAGGTGCTCGCCGCCGGGCCGCACCGCGACTTCACCGACGAGCTGCGCCGGGTGGTGCTCACGCGCGGCGTGGCGACCGCGGCCGGCGCGACCGGTGCCTGGGCGGTGGGCCGGATGACCGGGCTGCGCGGCCGCGCCGGGACGATGGGCCTGGCCGCGCTGATCGCCACGCAGCTGGGCCAGACCGCGTGGATGGGCCGGCGCAGCCCGCTCGTGCTCGCCACCGCGGCCGGCTCGCTCGCCGTCCTCGCCGTCGTCGTCCAGACGCCTGGGCTGTCGGGGTTCTTCGGCTGCCAGCCGCTGGACCCGCTGTCCTGGCTGGTCGTGCTGGCCTGGGCGGCGGCCGGGACGGCCGGCGCCGAAGTGCTGCCCCACCTGCTGTCGACGATGCGAACCGGAGGTGCGTCATGA
- a CDS encoding zinc-dependent dehydrogenase: MKAVRFYAPEDVRVEDVPEPDCGPDEVKLRVRNCSTCGTDVKILHNGHQNLSPPRTMGHEIAGEVVEVGRDVAGWSEGDRAQVIAAVPCGECYECRRGWMAVCANQTSVGYQYDGGFAEYLVVPRQVLKVDGLNRIPENIGFDEASVAEPFACAINAQELVHVGDGDTVVVFGAGPIGCLHTRLARANGAERVFLVDVLADRLAMSAEAVKPDEVINGSEVDVVPYVKELTGGRGPDVVITATAANVAQEQAIEMAARRGRISFFGGLPKTNPYIRCDSNLVHYRELMIMGANGSAPSHNKRALEYISSGQVPVKDLITERLPLDRTLDAFGIVARGEAIKVTVEP; encoded by the coding sequence ATGAAGGCCGTGCGGTTCTACGCGCCGGAGGACGTCCGCGTCGAGGACGTGCCGGAGCCCGACTGCGGCCCGGACGAGGTCAAGCTGCGGGTGCGCAACTGCTCCACCTGCGGCACCGACGTCAAGATCCTCCACAACGGGCACCAGAACCTGAGCCCGCCGCGCACCATGGGCCACGAGATCGCCGGTGAGGTGGTCGAGGTCGGCCGGGACGTCGCGGGGTGGTCGGAGGGCGACCGGGCCCAGGTGATCGCCGCGGTGCCCTGCGGCGAGTGCTACGAGTGCCGCCGGGGGTGGATGGCGGTCTGCGCGAACCAGACCTCGGTCGGCTACCAGTACGACGGCGGTTTCGCCGAGTACCTGGTCGTGCCGCGGCAGGTGCTGAAGGTGGACGGGCTCAACCGGATCCCCGAGAACATCGGGTTCGACGAGGCCTCGGTCGCCGAGCCGTTCGCCTGCGCGATCAACGCGCAGGAGCTCGTGCACGTCGGGGACGGCGACACCGTCGTCGTCTTCGGGGCCGGGCCGATCGGCTGCCTGCACACCCGGCTGGCGCGGGCCAACGGGGCCGAGCGGGTCTTCCTCGTCGACGTCCTCGCCGACCGGCTGGCGATGTCGGCCGAGGCGGTCAAGCCCGACGAGGTGATCAACGGCAGCGAGGTCGACGTCGTCCCCTACGTCAAGGAGCTCACCGGCGGCCGCGGGCCGGACGTCGTCATCACCGCGACCGCCGCCAACGTCGCGCAGGAGCAGGCGATCGAGATGGCCGCCCGCCGGGGGCGGATCTCCTTCTTCGGCGGGCTGCCGAAGACCAACCCCTACATCCGGTGCGACTCCAACCTCGTGCACTACCGCGAACTGATGATCATGGGCGCCAACGGCTCGGCTCCGTCGCACAACAAGCGGGCGCTGGAGTACATCTCCAGCGGTCAGGTGCCGGTGAAGGACCTGATCACCGAGCGCCTGCCGCTGGACCGCACGCTCGACGCGTTCGGCATCGTCGCCCGCGGCGAGGCGATCAAGGTCACCGTCGAGCCCTGA